One genomic segment of Sorex araneus isolate mSorAra2 chromosome X, mSorAra2.pri, whole genome shotgun sequence includes these proteins:
- the CETN2 gene encoding centrin-2 isoform X1 yields the protein MASSVKKASMASAAQRKRVSPKPELTEEQIQEVREAFDLFDADGTGTIDVKELKVAMRALGFEPKKEEIKKMISEIDKEGTGKMNFSDFLTVMTQKMSEKDTREEILKAFKLFDDDETGKISFKNLKRVAEELGENLPDEELQEMIDEADRDGDGEVSEQEFLRIMKKTSLY from the exons ATG GCCTCAAGTGTGAAGAAGGCGAGCATGGCATCAGCCGCGCAGAGGAAGAGGGTGAGTCCGAAGCCAGAGCTCACGGAGGAGCAGATCCAGGAGGTCCGCGAAGCCTTCGATCTGTTCGATGCCGATGGAACCGGGACCATAGATGTTAAGGAGCTCAAG GTGGCAATGAGGGCCCTTGGCTTTGAACCCAAGAAAGAAGAGATCAAGAAGATGATAAGCGAAATTGATAAGGAAGGGACTGGCAAAATGAACTTCAGTGACTTTTTGACTGTCATGACTCAGAAAATG TCTGAGAAAGATACCAGAGAGGAAATCCTGAAAGCGTTCAAGCTCTTCGACGATGATGAAACTGGGAAGATCTCGTTCAAAAATCTCAAACGTGTGGCCGAGGAGTTGGGCGAGAACCTCCCTGACGAGGAGTTGCAG GAAATGATTGATGAAGCTGAtcgagatggagatggagaggtGAGTGAGCAGGAGTTTCTGCGCATCATGAAGAAGACCAGCCTTTACTGA
- the CETN2 gene encoding centrin-2 isoform X2 yields MASAAQRKRVSPKPELTEEQIQEVREAFDLFDADGTGTIDVKELKVAMRALGFEPKKEEIKKMISEIDKEGTGKMNFSDFLTVMTQKMSEKDTREEILKAFKLFDDDETGKISFKNLKRVAEELGENLPDEELQEMIDEADRDGDGEVSEQEFLRIMKKTSLY; encoded by the exons ATGGCATCAGCCGCGCAGAGGAAGAGGGTGAGTCCGAAGCCAGAGCTCACGGAGGAGCAGATCCAGGAGGTCCGCGAAGCCTTCGATCTGTTCGATGCCGATGGAACCGGGACCATAGATGTTAAGGAGCTCAAG GTGGCAATGAGGGCCCTTGGCTTTGAACCCAAGAAAGAAGAGATCAAGAAGATGATAAGCGAAATTGATAAGGAAGGGACTGGCAAAATGAACTTCAGTGACTTTTTGACTGTCATGACTCAGAAAATG TCTGAGAAAGATACCAGAGAGGAAATCCTGAAAGCGTTCAAGCTCTTCGACGATGATGAAACTGGGAAGATCTCGTTCAAAAATCTCAAACGTGTGGCCGAGGAGTTGGGCGAGAACCTCCCTGACGAGGAGTTGCAG GAAATGATTGATGAAGCTGAtcgagatggagatggagaggtGAGTGAGCAGGAGTTTCTGCGCATCATGAAGAAGACCAGCCTTTACTGA